The DNA sequence TTAATTTATCGCTTCGAACCCGATATGAGCGGTACCGTGGTGGCGGAATCAGTACTGCCTGGATGGACGGCAGCAATGGGCTGTCGGCTAGAGGATAACTGCTTTCAAGGTCAGCAAGGTCACAAAGCTGATAAGTATTTACAGGGCCACAAAATGGTGGTTCCTGATGTTGAGTCCGCTGGACTGTCTGACTGTCATCTCCAGATGTTGCAGCAGTTTCAGGTGAAATCAAATTTAGTGGTGCCCATTATCCGAGCAGATGCTCCTTTAAATCAGACAAAGCTCTGGGGACTCTTGATCGCACACCACTGCGAAGAGAAGCATTGCTGGCAACCGGATGATCTAGCGCTACTTGACGAGCTGACGCTGCAGGTTGCGATCGCAATTCAACAGGCCGAATTAGTCAACGGCCTGCAGGCAAGCCTAGAAAAGCAGCAAGCCGTTGACCATCAGCTGCGAGAGCGGGCAGTCGAGTTAGAACGCACTAACCAGCTTCTGGCTCAGAGTACTCAATCCCTCAGCCAGCGTAACCAGGAACTCGACGAGTTTGCACATATCGTTTCCCACGACTTGAAGGCCCCGCTGCGCGGCATTGCCAACCTCTCGCAGTGGATCGTTGAGGATTTGCAGGATCAGGTGCCGGAAGAGAATCAACAGCAGCTAGCTCTGATTCAAAATCGTATTCAACGGATGGACGCCTTGATAGATGGTGTGCTGCAGTATGCACGCGCAGGCCGTCAGACCATTGCCATCAACATGGTAGATGTCCGTCAAATGCTGCTAGAGATCATCGACTCCCTTGCACCACCAGAGACCTTTGAAGTCCAAGTCCCTGCAGCTCTACCTTGCATCGAGACCCAGGCCCTACTGTTACAGCAGGTCTTTTCTAATTTGATCAGTAACGCTCTCAAATACCACGACCGCACAGATGGCACAGTCCAGATTTTACTCGACGAGCAAGGAGACCAGCTTCAGTTCACGGTGATAGATGATGGACCCGGTATCGCGCCTGAGCATCATCAAAGAATTTTTGGAATTTTTCAGACCCTATCAACGACAGACCGAACAAAGGGGACAGGGCTGGGCCTGACCATCATCAAGAAGATCGTTGAACAGCAAGGCGGATCTGTATGGGTTGAATCTGATCTGGGTCAAGGCAGCGCATTTTCATTCACTTGGCCTCGCATTTCAAGCTAGAGGTATTTCAAGAAACTGGCTTTACTTCTGTACTTGCAGTCCGTCTAGGCACAGCAAGTTTGCGAGTTCGGTTGAGAGGTGTAACTTTCGTTGCCCTGAAACTCAACAGAGTTCGCTTGCCTTTGCCACCTCGGTCATGGCTTCTAGGAGGTCACTAATGAGCACGGGTTTGGTGAGATATTCGTCCATGCCCGCTGCCAAGCATTTTTCGCGGTCGCCCCTTGCGGTGTTTGCCGTCAATCCAATGATTGCCGTGTGCTTCTGCTGCCCCTCTCGCTGCCGAAGGATGCGGGTCGCTTCATAGCCACTCATCTCTGGCATGCAACAGTCCATTAGCACGAGGTCGTAGTCTCCAGTGGTCAACTGTTCTAGGGCTTGCCGTCCATTAGTAGCCACGCCTACGCTTTTGACAGTATCTTCCAGAAGCATTTGCAAGAAATCACGACTATCGGGATAGTCTTCTGCAATGAGAACGTTTAAGGTGTCTAAACACTGTTCAGAGGCGCACATCATAAACTTGTTGGAAAAAGTAGCTTCAGCAGAGCCTTAGCGCTGACGATCAACGACAATGACTCCAGTCGTAAGACGATCTTAGCGATGTGTCATGGGAAACAACGACTATCTAGGGGTAGAGATTAAGAGCAGTCTAAAACTGTACCGCCCCAATCGGAGAGCCTGCGCCCTTGGAAAGAGGCTGGGATGGGAACCGTTCTGGTACAGCAGGCCGAGTTGGGATAGCTTTTCTCTGCCACTAATGGGTTTCAGCCGTTTCTGTTATCAATGGTTTCAGCCATCTACATATCCTAATCAAGACGTGTACCGCTACATTGATTGGCAGGCTCTTGAGCTTCGTTTTAGAATCAAAGCCAATCATTCTAGAAATTTATATGGGGGCATCGCCCAGAGTTAAGGCAAAAAGACCGGACGTTCAAAGACCTCAGAGACTCTAATGCAGCCTAAACTCCAGAGCGGGGACATAAGCGACCATGAAAATCTTAGTCCTCAATGCAGGATCCAGCAGCCACAAATGCTGCCTTTACACAATCAAGGGGGCAATCCCAGAGTCTCCTGCTACGCCGCTTTGGGAGGCCCAACTTGATTGGCATGCCCCCAATCATGCCGCTTTGGTCGTTAAAACCGCCGCTGGAGAACAGCGAGAAGAAGACTTATCGTCGGTGACTCGGGCCGACGCCCTTTCGCATTTGCTAGAAACGCTTTGGCAGGGAGAGACTCAAGCGATCCAAAACCTGCAAGAGATTGATGTTGTCGGGCATCGGGTTGTCCATGGAGGGCAGGCATACCAGGCCAGCGTGAGAGTGACGGATGAGGTCAAGGATGCGATCGCAACCCTCTCTCCTTTAGCACCGACCCACAACCCAGCCCATTTAGAGGGCATCGAAATCATTGAGCGGCTGCTGGGTCAGGTGCCTCAAGTCGCCGTTTTTGATACTGCTTTTCACAGCCAAATGCCTGCAGCAGCAGCCATTTATCCCGGTCCCTATGACTGGATAGAACAGGGCATTCGCCGCTATGGATTTCACGGCATCAGCCATCAATACTGTACGCAGCGGGCCTTCCAGATTTTGGGCCGAACGGTGGAACGACTGATCGTTTGTCATCTGGGGAATGGGGCTTCTCTAACCGCAGTCAAGAATGGGCAGAGCATCAACACCACGATGGGATATACACCCTTAGATGGACTGATGATGGGAACGCGGTCAGGAGCGGTGGATCCTGGGATTTTGATCCATCTCATGCGCCAGGGCCACACAGCCGATCAGCTTGACCGTCTACTTAACAAAGAGTCTGGCCTCAAGGGTATTTCGGGGATATCCCATGATTTACGAAAAATTGAAGACGCGATCGTCTCCGACCAGCCGGCCTCTAAGAGAGGAGCTTCATTAACAGCCATCGCCAACGGCAGTGAACGAGCCAAACTTGCGCGGGATATTTATCTGCATCGATTGAAGTCTTGTCTGGGCGAAATGCTCGTGAGTTTGGGGGGACTTGATGCGCTGGTCTTTACCGCAGGCATTGGAGAGCATTCTGCCTCGATTCGGGCTGAGACCTGTGAAGCTCTCGCATTTTTAGGGCTGCAAATCGATCTAGCCCAAAATGACAGTTCTCCCGTTGATCAAGATATTGCGAGGGCCAACTCTACAGCGCGGGTGCTGGTGATTAAAACGCAAGAAGATTGGGCAATTGCTCAGGCTTGCTACGAGCATTTATGAGCAGGTCATTCAGCAAAGACTCGGCAGTACAGATAGCTCTATCTTTAGCTAGAGGCGGGTACCAATGGTGATCTCCTACAATGCTGGAGCCTATTTGTTCTCAGTTTCAAGTTGTTATGACACTAACTACGTTCAGGACCTCTAACGGCTATGAGTGATATTCGTGTTGTCCTGATTGAAGACCATGCTCTGACGCGCATGGGGCTAAAAACAGCTCTGCAGGAACAACCCGGTATGCAGTGCGTGGGCGAATCTTCGTCCGGCCAGGAGGGGTTACGGGTCTTGAAAGATACCCTGCCCGATGTCGCCATCGTTGACATCGGATTGCCGGACATTGACGGCATTGAAGTCACGCAGCAGTTTAAGCAGAATCACGACCCACAGACTGAGCCGAAAACCAAGGTCTTAATTCTGACCAGCCACGACAGCGAAGAGGCGGTACTGGCAGCCTTTGCGGCGGGTGCAGATGCCTACTGCATGAAGGATATTGAGCTGGATAATTTGCTGGTTGCAGTCCGTGATACCTATGCGGGAAATCACTGGATTGACCCTGCGATCGCAAGTATTGTCCTGCGCCAGCTCAAGAGTCCACCCACGGCAGAGACAGACCAGCGCAGCGTTGAGATTGACGCCGTCAAGCCAGAGTTTGAAGAACTGCTAGAGATTTCTCCTTTAACCGACCGAGAGCTAGAGACCCTGGAGCTAATTGTCTCGGGCAAAAGCAATACTGAAATTGCTGAAGCTCTCTTCGTTACGGTGGGTACCGTCAAAACCCACGTCCATAATATTCTACAGAAGCTGGGCGTTGATGACCGAACTCAGGCTGCAGTCAGAGCCTTGCGCTCTGGATTAGTCAGTTAAAAGTTAAGGGAGCCGATAGCGGATACTGAAAGGAGACAAGCCGTTGTTCAGGATAATTCAGTATGTGGCGGACTCTGCAGCAGCTTCTCGCCAGAGTATTCGGGCTACCCAGCGCAGCTCAGGTTAAGGCGCTCAATCAAGCGCTTGTTGTCGAGGTCAGTCGGCGTGAAGCGGCAGAACATCAGCTGGAAGGCTTAAAGGCAACCCTAGGAACGCAGGTAGCTGAACGCACAGAGGCATTAGAAGCATGGACGCAACGACAGGATGCTCTGCTGGCTGAGGCTCAGGAGGCCCAGGCCCATGCTGAAGTAGCACAACAGCAGACACAGCGCGTTCGAGAGCGTTTTCGAGTCACCTTTGAGCAGGCGGCGACGGGGATTGCCCATGTTGACCCCCAAGGACATTGGGTCCGAGTGAATCAAAAGCTCTGTGACATGCTGGGCTATTCTCGGGAGCATTTGATGCAGCTTACTTTTCAGGAAGTCACGCATCCCGATGATTTAGAGGCGGATTTAATGTATCTGCAGCAGATGGTTGATGGGGAAATCTCTAGCTGCTCTTTTGATAAACGCTATATCAATGCCGATCAGGAGGAAGTATGGACCTTCGTGACTGTCTCAGCCGTCCATGACCGAGCAGACCGTCTCTACTTCATTTGCGTGATTGAAGATATTCGAGATCGCAAGCAGGCCGAAGCCGAGCTAGAAAACCGAGCCGAGCAGCTCCTGGTGCTGAATGCCTCCCTATTGCAGACCACCGCAATGCTAGAACGCAAAAACCAAGAACTCGATCAATTTGCCTACATCGCCTCCCACGACCTTAAAGCACCGCTGCGGGCCATTGCCAACCTATCAGCATGGCTAGAAGAAGACTTGACTGGCACCTTACCAGCAGAAAACCAAGAACAGCTACAGCTAATGCGTAGCCGAGTCCACCGCTTAGAGGGGCTGATTGACGGTCTCTTGGACTACTCTCGTGCCGGTCGAATGACACACAAGATCGAGACCGTCAATGTTGTATACCTGGTACAAGAAATCGCGAAGGCTTTAGCACCACCGCCTGGATTTGAAGTGGTCATTGAACCGCATCTACCGGTGCTGCAGACCCATCAGCTACCGCTGCAGCGCGTCTTTTCTAACCTGATTAGTAATGCGATTAAGTATTGCGATCGCACCGACGGCAAAGTAGTCATCAGTTGCCAACCACACCAGCAAACCTTCAGCGTTACCGATAACGGCCCTGGGATTGCCCCTGAATACCAAGAGCGTATTTTCGGCATGTTCCAAACGCTGCAGGCCAGAGACAAGATTGAAAGTACCGGCATTGGACTCGCCATTGTGAAAAAGCTGGTCGAAGCCGAGGGAGGCGAGATTTGGGTAGAATCTCCCCCCGAACAAGGAACGACTTTTCTCTTTACTTGGCCCAGCAAAGACTGGCACGGACTAGGCTAGAGGCAGGATCTAACTTCAGATAGAGGGCTGCAAGCACAAATTCCTGGCATGCTTTGTAAGCATAGATCTTTGAATAGAATATTAGCCCGCTTATTTTCAAACTTAGCGTCAATATATAAATCGACGTTGGGGTAAATATTACGGCGCTGCACTGACGTCTTGGCCCTGTCACTTGAGGAAATTAATGCAGAGCAACATAAGTTTTCTATGAAACCCGAACGGAAGCATTCACCACTGTTCTAGCCACCTTTGTATAGCTTTAATCCAGGCATCACCCATGACTCAATCTCCTCCACAAATGGCTCAAGAAACCTATCAGCAGCTCGAAGCGATGGCCACGGAACTCAGCCGAAACATGGGACAGCTCTTCGAAGGGGCCACTCAAGAAGTCGGTCAGAGCGTGGATGCAGTGGCTCAAAATCCGCTATTGAAGTGGTTAGCTCGACTCCCTGGAGCCAGTAAGCTCCTGACTTTTCTAGGGCAGGCAGATACGGTCCAAATTGAAGCCGAGGTGGCCGATCTGCAACGCCAGCATCCCAGCGATTCCCGCCGCCAAATCGCGGAACGGCTAATCCAGCAGTCAGCGCTGCAGGCAGGGACTGTCGGATTGCTCACGAACTTGGCTCCACCTTTGGCCCTCGCCCTGTTTGCCGTTGATCTGGCTGCCATGACAAAGCTGCAGGCAGAGATGGTGTACCGAATTGCAGCGGCTTACGGCTTTCCGCTCTCTGACTCAACCCGTCGGGGCGAAATTTTAGCCATCTTTGGTCTTTCGATGTTGGGGAGCGGCGTTCTCAAAACAGGAGCCAGCTTTGTAGAGGTATTCCCTGTGGTGGGGGCAATCTCTGGCGCAGCGGTGAACGCCACCCTGCTCTTCGGGCTGGGGCAAACGGCCTGCCAGTTCTATGAATCGAAGCCGTCCCCCACTGAAGTTGTCGTGACCGCTGAGCCAGTTTAGCTATCTCTGTATCATTTAAAGCAAAAGTCATCGATCAATGTCAAATCTCCTTGCTGACCCCGTTCAATCAGCCAGAGCTGCCGGTCTGCGCTATGTCAGTAACGATCGCCCCGGCATTCAGCGCCAAAAGGTTGGCCGAGGGTTTAGCTACATTGACCTAGACGGAAACAGAATTCCGCCGTCGCCCGAACGCGATCGCATCCAAGCTCTTGCCATTCCCCCCGCCTGGACAGAAGTGTGGATTTGCCCTCATCCCCAGGGACATCTGCAGGCCACCGGGCGAGATGCAAAGGGCCGTAAACAATATCGCTATCACCCTGAGTGGCGACGGCTCCGCAGTCGGGCCAAGTTTGATCGCCTCCTGCCCTTTGGGCTGGTGTTGCCGACCCTCCGTCAGCACACCACTCAACATCTCAAGCTGAAGGGCCTTCCCCGTGAGAAGGTGCTAGCCACCGTCGTGCAGCTATTGGGCAAAACGCTGATTCGGGTTGGGAACGATCAGTATGCCCGCCGCAACCGATCCTTTGGGCTGACGACGCTGCGCGATCGTCACGTCGAGATTGAAGAGGGTCAGGTGACCTTTGAGTTTCGCGGCAAGAGCGGCGTAGAACATGCGATCACCCTCGAAGATCCGCGCCTTGCCAAAATCGTGCAGCAGTGCCAAGAGATTCCAGGCTATGAACTGTTTCAGTATTTCGATGA is a window from the Acaryochloris thomasi RCC1774 genome containing:
- a CDS encoding ATP-binding protein, with the protein product MSVLLVDDSEVDRLTYRRYLQATVSANQIIECDCGDAALESCRSQWPSIILLDYSLPDMDGLDFFRLLGQELGSCPPIIMLTGEGSEQVAVEAMKAGAKDYLIKGQLTSEKLNQAVTQALFEHQLKAQIERQRQQRELLREVALKVMQASELSLILQAAASGGRKLLGCDRTLIYRFEPDMSGTVVAESVLPGWTAAMGCRLEDNCFQGQQGHKADKYLQGHKMVVPDVESAGLSDCHLQMLQQFQVKSNLVVPIIRADAPLNQTKLWGLLIAHHCEEKHCWQPDDLALLDELTLQVAIAIQQAELVNGLQASLEKQQAVDHQLRERAVELERTNQLLAQSTQSLSQRNQELDEFAHIVSHDLKAPLRGIANLSQWIVEDLQDQVPEENQQQLALIQNRIQRMDALIDGVLQYARAGRQTIAINMVDVRQMLLEIIDSLAPPETFEVQVPAALPCIETQALLLQQVFSNLISNALKYHDRTDGTVQILLDEQGDQLQFTVIDDGPGIAPEHHQRIFGIFQTLSTTDRTKGTGLGLTIIKKIVEQQGGSVWVESDLGQGSAFSFTWPRISS
- a CDS encoding response regulator translates to MMCASEQCLDTLNVLIAEDYPDSRDFLQMLLEDTVKSVGVATNGRQALEQLTTGDYDLVLMDCCMPEMSGYEATRILRQREGQQKHTAIIGLTANTARGDREKCLAAGMDEYLTKPVLISDLLEAMTEVAKASELC
- a CDS encoding acetate kinase, which translates into the protein MKILVLNAGSSSHKCCLYTIKGAIPESPATPLWEAQLDWHAPNHAALVVKTAAGEQREEDLSSVTRADALSHLLETLWQGETQAIQNLQEIDVVGHRVVHGGQAYQASVRVTDEVKDAIATLSPLAPTHNPAHLEGIEIIERLLGQVPQVAVFDTAFHSQMPAAAAIYPGPYDWIEQGIRRYGFHGISHQYCTQRAFQILGRTVERLIVCHLGNGASLTAVKNGQSINTTMGYTPLDGLMMGTRSGAVDPGILIHLMRQGHTADQLDRLLNKESGLKGISGISHDLRKIEDAIVSDQPASKRGASLTAIANGSERAKLARDIYLHRLKSCLGEMLVSLGGLDALVFTAGIGEHSASIRAETCEALAFLGLQIDLAQNDSSPVDQDIARANSTARVLVIKTQEDWAIAQACYEHL
- a CDS encoding response regulator transcription factor, producing MSDIRVVLIEDHALTRMGLKTALQEQPGMQCVGESSSGQEGLRVLKDTLPDVAIVDIGLPDIDGIEVTQQFKQNHDPQTEPKTKVLILTSHDSEEAVLAAFAAGADAYCMKDIELDNLLVAVRDTYAGNHWIDPAIASIVLRQLKSPPTAETDQRSVEIDAVKPEFEELLEISPLTDRELETLELIVSGKSNTEIAEALFVTVGTVKTHVHNILQKLGVDDRTQAAVRALRSGLVS
- a CDS encoding sensor histidine kinase, producing MWRTLQQLLARVFGLPSAAQVKALNQALVVEVSRREAAEHQLEGLKATLGTQVAERTEALEAWTQRQDALLAEAQEAQAHAEVAQQQTQRVRERFRVTFEQAATGIAHVDPQGHWVRVNQKLCDMLGYSREHLMQLTFQEVTHPDDLEADLMYLQQMVDGEISSCSFDKRYINADQEEVWTFVTVSAVHDRADRLYFICVIEDIRDRKQAEAELENRAEQLLVLNASLLQTTAMLERKNQELDQFAYIASHDLKAPLRAIANLSAWLEEDLTGTLPAENQEQLQLMRSRVHRLEGLIDGLLDYSRAGRMTHKIETVNVVYLVQEIAKALAPPPGFEVVIEPHLPVLQTHQLPLQRVFSNLISNAIKYCDRTDGKVVISCQPHQQTFSVTDNGPGIAPEYQERIFGMFQTLQARDKIESTGIGLAIVKKLVEAEGGEIWVESPPEQGTTFLFTWPSKDWHGLG
- a CDS encoding EcsC family protein → MTQSPPQMAQETYQQLEAMATELSRNMGQLFEGATQEVGQSVDAVAQNPLLKWLARLPGASKLLTFLGQADTVQIEAEVADLQRQHPSDSRRQIAERLIQQSALQAGTVGLLTNLAPPLALALFAVDLAAMTKLQAEMVYRIAAAYGFPLSDSTRRGEILAIFGLSMLGSGVLKTGASFVEVFPVVGAISGAAVNATLLFGLGQTACQFYESKPSPTEVVVTAEPV
- a CDS encoding DNA topoisomerase IB — its product is MSNLLADPVQSARAAGLRYVSNDRPGIQRQKVGRGFSYIDLDGNRIPPSPERDRIQALAIPPAWTEVWICPHPQGHLQATGRDAKGRKQYRYHPEWRRLRSRAKFDRLLPFGLVLPTLRQHTTQHLKLKGLPREKVLATVVQLLGKTLIRVGNDQYARRNRSFGLTTLRDRHVEIEEGQVTFEFRGKSGVEHAITLEDPRLAKIVQQCQEIPGYELFQYFDENKQRQTVDSGDVNVYLQQITGSDFTAKDFRTWAGTVLTAAELIKISDFEDDRQAQKHVRETVKAVAKQLGNRPATCRKYYIHPVIIETYIEAKLIAMMEKRRSELEHHAQLSAHETGVLSILHQTSS